A stretch of Thermodesulfobacteriota bacterium DNA encodes these proteins:
- a CDS encoding cobalamin-dependent protein (Presence of a B(12) (cobalamin)-binding domain implies dependence on cobalamin itself, in one of its several forms, or in some unusual lineages, dependence on a cobalamin-like analog.) — MEKRIRVLMAKPGIDGHWRGAKIVTTALRNAGMEVIFTGNMSPEAIAKIAVQEDVNVVGLSILAAGHMRIIQRVLNALQGENVEDIVVMVGGTIPQEDIPILKEMGVHGVFPPGSKTDMIVEFVKEKMA; from the coding sequence ATGGAAAAAAGAATTAGGGTATTGATGGCTAAACCAGGAATTGATGGGCATTGGAGAGGTGCCAAGATAGTGACTACAGCCCTCCGAAATGCAGGGATGGAGGTAATTTTTACCGGGAATATGAGTCCTGAGGCAATAGCCAAGATAGCTGTTCAAGAAGATGTGAATGTAGTTGGTCTCAGCATTTTGGCGGCTGGACATATGAGAATAATTCAAAGAGTACTTAATGCACTTCAAGGGGAAAATGTTGAAGATATTGTTGTAATGGTAGGAGGAACTATTCCTCAGGAGGATATCCCTATTCTCAAGGAAATGGGGGTTCATGGGGTTTTCCCTCCAGGTAGCAAGACAGATATGATTGTAGAATTTGTTAAGGAGAAAATGGCTTAG
- a CDS encoding recombinase family protein: MKYRKIKAVGYIKAYTGRIKEENPSPEVQEEKIKVYAESEGLDLVRVYREKVLGNNIVNKDELDQIYKDISEGNADTILIYKGDRITRRWSINRLNKEKYEGDSEEI, from the coding sequence ATGAAATATAGGAAGATAAAGGCTGTCGGCTACATCAAAGCCTATACCGGTAGGATTAAGGAGGAAAATCCAAGCCCGGAAGTGCAGGAAGAAAAGATCAAGGTCTATGCTGAATCTGAGGGTCTGGATCTGGTAAGGGTGTACAGGGAAAAGGTTCTTGGAAACAATATAGTTAATAAAGACGAACTGGATCAAATATACAAAGATATAAGCGAAGGAAATGCCGATACTATCCTGATTTATAAAGGAGACAGAATAACCCGACGGTGGTCTATTAATCGGTTGAATAAAGAAAAATATGAAGGAGATTCAGAAGAGATTTAA